The window CATTCTTTGTATTTATGGGACACGCAAATTTTGCCTGCCGCTGCAGCAGATGATTAAAATGATGGAGCGGGCCCGTACCGGTGACCTAACGGTTCGGGCTGTGGAAAGGGGGGTCGGTCCGGAATTTAACCAGTTGGGAGTTGCCTTTAATGCTATGCTTAAGGAACTGGCATATTTGTTAAATGAATTAAATCAAACCACCCAGGTGCTTTTAAAAAGCAGCCGGGAAATGTCTCAGGTAGCCGATCAGCAGTTGGATGCTGTGAAAAAAACGGGCCAGGCTGTAGGGATGATGTCTTCCTCGGTGCAGCAAATTACAGCCATGGCCGGAGTTACCCAGGAGTCCGGCAGCAGCATGATGAAGGCTGCGGGAGAAGGAACCGGGTCTGTGAAAAAACTGGTTGAGGTGATCAATCAGAACCATGAAGTTATTGCAGAAGAAGCCAGAGCTGTGGGCAATCTGGGAACCCGGGTTCAGGAAATCAGCCGATTAGTGGATTTAATTCGAAAAATATCAAAGGACACCCATTTACTGGCACTGAACGCTTCCATTGAGGCTGCCCGGGCAGGTGAACAGGGAAGGGGTTTTGCAGTGGTGGCCGCTGAAGTGGGGCGATTGGCCGAAGATACGGCCTCCACCACCAAAGAGGTTGAACAAATCATTGCCGCCATTGCCAAGGAAAGTTCTCTGGTCCTGGAAAAGGTGGAACAAAGCAAAAGTATTGCGGAGGAGGGGATTTCGGCCACCTTGAGGGCCGAGGATGCTTTACAGCACATTGTGGATACCATTCATTCTACCTGGCAGCAGATCAGCAATATTTACCAGGGGGCGGAACAAATATCCCTTGGTACTGCCACCGTGGAAGAGCTCATTCAGGATTTGGCCGGGGATCCGTACCGCCAGGAGGAGCAGCACAGCGCCACGGCACATCAAATTGCCAGCACTGCCCGGACCCTGGATGAACTGTCCGGTGCCTTAAGAAGCAGATTGGCCGGTTTTAAGCTGGCTTCGCTAAATCCAGTGGAAACGATGGAAAAGGAATCTTTAGCCGATTGCACTGTGTACGGTGAAGAAGGCAAGCAAAGCAATGAGACCATACAGGTAGCTTAACTTTTTGCCTTTTAATACAAACTTAACAAGCATTTAATGCTTTGTTTACCAAGGAAAAATTAAATATTAACAAACTACGGATAAAATTGAATCAGGAGGTGGGAAGCAAAGAGGAAGCGGGGTTCGTTTCAATTCATCATGACTACGAGATCCTTCAACCATAAAGGCCGATGAACTAATTAATTGAATAAGATCAAGGAGGAAGAAAATGTTTAAGAACACAAAAAAATGGATGCTGGTATTTGCACTTATTTTAACTGCCTCAGTGGTTTTTGCCGGTTGCGGCAACAAAGAAGAGACTCCCTCAACGGAAGGAGAGAAAAAAGAAGGCAGTCTGTCCGGTTCCATTACTATCGCAGGTTCTACCTCGGTACAACCTCTTTCGGAAGAATTGGCTAAAGCCTTTATGTCCAAAAATTCCGGTGTTACAATTAATGTTCAGGGTGGCGGATCTTCTGCCGGGGTAAAGGCAGCCAATGAAGGAGCTGCTGAAATCGGAGCTTCTTCCCGTGAACTGACGGAAGAAGAAAAGGGCATGGGCATTACGGAACATAAAATTGCCCTGGACGGAATTGCGGTAATTGTTAACTCCAAAAATGCGGTTGCTGAACTAACCATGGATCAAGTTAAAGATATCTTTTCCGGAAAGATTACCAACTGGAAAGAAGTTGGCGGTAAAGACGGTGCCATTAGTGTGGTAAACCGTGAAGAAGGCTCCGGTACCCGTGGCGCTTTTGAAGAACTGGTACTAGGCAAAGAAGCCAAGTTTACTGACAAGGCCTTGACCCAGCCTTCTACCGGTGCGGTACGCACAACGGTTGCCGGTGACGAAAATGCGGTGGGTTATATCTCTCTCGGTTCTTTAAACGAAGAAGTTAAAGGGATAAAAATTGATGGTGTTGAACCCAATGTTGATAACGTTGTGTCCGGTTCCTTTAAAATCTCCCGTCCCTTCCTGTACCTGACCAAAGGGGATGTAAATGATGTAACCAAAGCCTACATTGACTTCGTGATGAGTGAAGAAGGTCAGAAGATTGTAGAAGAATCCGGCTTCATTTCTGCAAAGTAATTCCGTAAACAGATTATTTGAACTATACTGGGAAGAGGGGGCTTGTGCCGCCCTCTATCCCGATTTCACCCGGTCTCCATTTTTGCCCAAGTTTGGCGGAGGCCCAATTTTCTTTATTATTTCATATGGGGGCCAATGGATGAAAAAAATACATGAAGCAATCATAGAAAAATTT is drawn from Desulforamulus ruminis DSM 2154 and contains these coding sequences:
- a CDS encoding methyl-accepting chemotaxis protein codes for the protein MENISLQARMVIVFAVIILLITAGMGTVIFEEAKTSIASVMTSRIKITATDNADKISIMLHSMDKREIASKTDYYLTKQRNAYKVLNYRAYVDVVDDQGKTVVPVKQEQPLQPKESDLAALLKKGKNGESQSALLGGVQCTVVMEPIPGRPWYFVAGVAEEDYLAPVSHMRMMALGVGLGALVLATILCIYGTRKFCLPLQQMIKMMERARTGDLTVRAVERGVGPEFNQLGVAFNAMLKELAYLLNELNQTTQVLLKSSREMSQVADQQLDAVKKTGQAVGMMSSSVQQITAMAGVTQESGSSMMKAAGEGTGSVKKLVEVINQNHEVIAEEARAVGNLGTRVQEISRLVDLIRKISKDTHLLALNASIEAARAGEQGRGFAVVAAEVGRLAEDTASTTKEVEQIIAAIAKESSLVLEKVEQSKSIAEEGISATLRAEDALQHIVDTIHSTWQQISNIYQGAEQISLGTATVEELIQDLAGDPYRQEEQHSATAHQIASTARTLDELSGALRSRLAGFKLASLNPVETMEKESLADCTVYGEEGKQSNETIQVA
- a CDS encoding phosphate ABC transporter substrate-binding protein, encoding MFKNTKKWMLVFALILTASVVFAGCGNKEETPSTEGEKKEGSLSGSITIAGSTSVQPLSEELAKAFMSKNSGVTINVQGGGSSAGVKAANEGAAEIGASSRELTEEEKGMGITEHKIALDGIAVIVNSKNAVAELTMDQVKDIFSGKITNWKEVGGKDGAISVVNREEGSGTRGAFEELVLGKEAKFTDKALTQPSTGAVRTTVAGDENAVGYISLGSLNEEVKGIKIDGVEPNVDNVVSGSFKISRPFLYLTKGDVNDVTKAYIDFVMSEEGQKIVEESGFISAK